The region CAGCGCCACCCCCGAAGCCACGGGTGAGAACGTCGGCGACGTGCCGGCCGCCGACACCGCCGAGGCGCGCACCTGGACCGGCGAGATGACCCTCAACGACATCCCGCTCGGTATCTCCCTCGACGGCGCCCTCGCCCCGCAGGCCGCGGCCTCGCTCATCGGCGACATCCGAAACGGCTACCTCGTCGGCAAGACCTGCCACCGCCTCGCGGACAGCGACAGCTTCAAGGTGTTGCAGTGCGGCTCGCTCGATGGAACGGGCGCCAGCGATGCATCCTATTCATTCGGTCCGATCGAAAACGCGCCGGCCGACGAGGTCTACCCGACGGGCACCATCGCCATGGCCCGTGTCGGTGAGGACGCCTACAGCAACGGCCACCAGTTCTTCATCGTCTTCGGCGACACGACGATTCCCTCCGACAGCGCGGGTGGCTACACGGTGGTCGGTCTGGTGACCAGCGGACTCGACCAGCTGCAGACCGGCATCGTCGACGGTGGCATCGTCGACGGCGCGGCCGACGGCGCTCCCGTCGTCCCGACCACGATCACCGCCGCAACAATCCAATAAGAACCGTTCTCGCATCTTTCCGCGCTATGCGAGTGGCATAGGCTGGAACATGGTCAGTCAGCAGCTACTGGCACGAGAAGCAAGGTGAAATCACGTGGCATCAAACGATCAGGCTCCCTGGGGACGCGTCGACGAGACAGGCACTGTCTACGTCCGCGAAGAATCAGGCGAGCGCGCCGTAGGTCAGTACCCCGACGGCAGCCCAGAAGAAGCACTCGCGTACTTCGAGCGTAAGTACGTCGAGCTGGCCGGCCAGGTGACGCTGCTCGAACAACGCACCAAGCGCGCCGCGTCGGCCGCCGACGTCTCGAAGGCGGTCAAGGCGCTGTCGTCGACGATCGCGACAGCCAACGCCGTGGGCGACCTCGCGTCGCTGCAGCGCCGCCTCGAGGCCCTCAGCGGCACCGTGAGCGAGCTGACCGAGAAGCAGAACGAGGAGAGCAAGGCCGCCGTCGCCGCAGCCGTCGCCGAACGCACCGCCATCGTCGTCGAGGCCGAGACGCTTGCCGCGCAAGACCCGGCCAAGGCGCAGTGGAAGCAGGTGACCGCGGCGATCGACGAGATCTTCGCACGCTGGCAGAAGCACCAGGCCGACGGCCCCCGCCTCCCCAAGAACGAGAGCAACGAGCTGTGGAAGCGGTTCCGCGCCGCCCGCTCGACCATCGACACGCACCGCAAGGCGTTCTTCTCCGAACTCGACGCCGTGCACCGCGACGCGCGCACCCGCAAGCAGGAGCTCGTCGAGAAGGCGGAAGCCCTCGTCAGCAAGGGCGTCGACGGCATCCCCGCCTACCGCGGTCTGCTCGACGAGTGGAAGCTCGCCGGTCGTGCCGGCAAGAAGCTCGACGACTCGCTCTGGGCCAAGTTCAAGGCCGCCGGCGACGAGCTCTACTCGGCCAAGTCCGAGGTGGAGGCCGTCGACAACGTCGAGTTCGAGGCGAACCTCGCCCTCAAGCTCGAGCTGCTCGAGGAAGCCGAGCCCCTGCTCACCGCGACCGACCGGGTGAAGGCCAAAGAGACCCTTACCTCGGTGCAGCGCCGTTGGGACAAGATCGGCAAGGTTCCGCGCGACAAGGTCAAGACGGTCGACGACCGCCTGCGCAAGGTCGAAGCGGCCGTGCGCAAGCTCGACGAGGACCACTGGCAGAAGAGCAACCCCGAGAAGCAGGCTCGTTCCGAAGGACTCGCGAGCCAGCTGCAGGATGCCATCGCCAAGCTCGAACGCGAACTCGCGGACGCGCAGGCCAGCGGAGACAAGAAGAAGATCGCCGACGCGCAGGAAGCGCTGGATGCCCGCAAGCTCTGGTTGGGCGCGATCAAGAACTAGCGGTTAGACGGCCGCGATATCCACAGACGGCACCTTCGCACCGATCACCAGAACGGGGGCGAGTCGACATCCACCGGTAGCACTATCGGTTCATGTCTCGACTCGCCCCCGTTCTGCATGCGGGAGACCTCCCCCTTGCAGAACTCTGCGCCGCCCGGCTCGACGGCGAACTCTTCGGCGCCGACGAGGCGTTCCTGCCGATCGACGTCGGGGTCGGCCCGCTCGAACGGGCAACGGCCGCCGGGCGGTTCTGGCCGGGGCGGCTCATTGCCGAGCGTGCCACCGCGGCCTGGATCTGGGGCGCGATGCCCGATCCGCCGCTGCGCCACCAGCTGTGCGCCAGCAAAGACGCACGTGCCCGCCCTCCGGTGCCGGCGCGCAGCACCGTACGCGAGGTGACGATAGCGCCCGACGAGTATGCGTACGTCGCGACTCTGCGGGTCACCACTCCCCTGCGCACGCTCGTCGACCTGGCGCGTTTCGGCGACGACTACACCGACGCCGACCGCGGGATCGCCCGGGCGCTGATCGCACTCGACGACCTCACGGTGGCACACTGCCGTCAGGCGCTCGACCGGAGACGCAACCTGCCGGCCAAGAAGCTGGCCTGGTCGCGCCTCCTGTCGGTGTTCGCTAGCCCGAGTTGACGCGGTAGACGTCGTAGACCGCGTCGATTCGGCGCACGGCGTTGAGCACGCGGTCGAGGTGCGTCGTGTCGCCCATCTCGAACACGAAGCGCGAGATCGCGAGCCGCTGGTTCGAGGTGGAGACGGTCGCCGACAGGATGTTGACGTGGTTCTCGCTGAGTACCCGGGTGACGTCTGACAGCAGCCCGGAACGGTCGAGGGCCTCGACCTGGATCTGCACGAGGAACAGGCTCTTCGACGACGGCGCCCACTCCACGTCGATCATGCGCTCGGGCTCGGTCATGAGCTCTTTGACGTTCTTGCAGTCGGCGCGGTGCACCGAGACGCCGGCGCCGCGCGTGACGAAGCCGACGATGGTGTCGCCGGGCACGGGCGTGCAGCACTTCGCGAGCTTGACGAGGATGTCGGGAGCGCCTCGCACCAGAACGCCGGAGTCGGCGTTGCGGATCTTGCTCGAGCGGCGCTGCGAGGCGAAGGTGACCTCGGAATCCTCGTTGTCGACCTCGGTCGCGATGGCCGCGAGTACCTTCTCGATCACCGACTGCGTGGAGACGTGCCCCTCGCCGACGGCGGCGTACAGCGCCGAGACGTCTTCGTAGCGCATCTGGGCCGCGACGTCGTTGAACGAGTCCTGGCTCATCAGCTTCTGCAGCGGCAGGTTCTGCTTGCGCATGGCTCGGGCGATCGCGTCGCGGCCCTGCTCGATGGCCTCGTCGCGGCGTTCCTTCGTGAACCAGCCGCGGATCTTGCTGCGCGCCCGGGGCGACTTGACGAAGTTCAGCCAGTCCTGGCTCGGGCCGGAGTCGGGGTTCTTCGAGGTGAAGACCTCGACGGAGTCGCCGCTGTGCAGTTCGCTCTCGAGCGGGACCAGCCTGCCGTTGACCTTCGCACCCATCGTGCGGTGGCCGATCTCGGTGTGCACGGCGTACGCGAAGTCGACGGGGGTCGCGCCGGCGGGCAGTCCGATGACCTTGCCCTTCGGAGTGAAGACGTAGACCTCTTTGGCACCGATCTCGAAGCGCAGGGAGTCGAGGAATTCGTCGGGGTCGCTCGTCTCGGCTTCCCAGTCGGAGATGTGCGCGAGCCAGGCCATGTCGCCGTCGTCCTGCAGAGCGGTGGACGCGCCGCGGCCGCCGTTGACCCGCTCCTTGTACTTCCAGTGCGCGGCGACGCCGAACTCGGCGCGCTGGTGCATCTCCTGCGTGCGGATCTGGATCTCGACAGGTCGCCCCTGCGGTCCGATGACCGTGGTGTGCAACGACTGGTAGAGGTTGAACTTCGGCGTCGCGATGTAGTCCTTGAACCGGCCAGGGATCGGATTCCAGCGCGCGTGGATCGATCCGAGCACGGCGTAGCAGTCGCGCACCGAGTTGACGAGGACACGGATGCCGACGAGGTCGTAGATCTCGTCGAACTCGCGGCCGCGCACGATCATCTTCTGGTAGATCGAGTAGTACTGCTTCGGCCGACCCGCGACCGATCCCTTGATCTTCGACGCCTTGAGGTCGTCGTTGACCGACTCGATGACCTGCTGCACGAACTCCTCGCGCTGCGGCGTGCGCTGACGCACCAGGCTCTCGATCTCGACGTAGAGCTTGGGGTAGAGCACCGAGAACGAGAGGTCTTCGAGCTCCCACTTGATGGTCTGGATGCCGAGACGGTGCGCGAGGGGCGCGTAGATCTCAAGCGTCTCCTTCGCCTTGCGGGTCGCCGTCTCTTCGCTCACGAAGCCCCAGGTGCGGGCGTTGTGCAGGCGGTCGGCGAGCTTGATCACGAGCACGCGGATGTCTTTCGACATGGCGACGACCATCTTGCGCACGGTCTCTGCCTGAGCGCTGTCGCCGTACTTCAGCTTGTCGAGTTTTGTGACGCCGTCGACGAGCATCGCGATTTCTTCGCCGAAGTCGTGGCGCAGGGTCTCGAGCGCGTAGTCGGTGTCTTCGACGGTGTCGTGCAGCAGCGCCGCAGCGACGGTCTTCGACCCGATGCCCAGATCGGCGAGGATCTGCGCGACCGCGACCGGGTGGGTGATGTAGGGCTCGCCGCTGCGTCGCTTCTGTCCGCGATGCGCGAGTTCCGCCGCCGCGTAGGCGCGCTCGATGAGCGCGATATCGGCCTTCGGATGGTGCAACCGCACCGTCTTGATGAGACGGTCGACCGCGCCGGCGGGCTGAGCCCGGGAGAAGATCCTCGGGATGAGGCTGCGCAAAGACGCCGTCGTGTTGGATGTCTCGGTCATGCGCGCCTCATTTGCCAATAGTAGTCGCGCGTTAGCTGGCCGTCTCGACCGTGCTGACCGGCGTCTTCACGCTGGCGGCACGAGCCGTCTGCAGGCGCTTGGTCTGCTTCAGGATGGCGGGCTCGTTCTCGCGCAGCTGCGCGTAGAGCGGGGCGGCGATGAAGATGGTCGAGTAGGTGCCGATCAGGATGCCGATGAACAGCGACAGGGCGATGTCGCGCAGGGTCCCGGCACCGAGCACGACCGCTCCGATGAAGAGGATCGCGCCGACGGGCAGCGCGGCGACGACACCGGTGTTGATCGAGCGCACGAGGGTCTGGTTGACCGCGAGGTTGACGGATTCGCCGAAGGTGCGGCTGGAGGCCGGACCGTCTTCCGCCGTGTTCTCGCGGATCTTGTCGAACACCACCACCGTGTCGTACAGCGAGTAGCCGAGGATCGTGAGGAATCCGATCACCGCCGACGGCGTGATCTCGAACCCGAGGATGCCGTAGACACCCGCGGTGATGATGATGTCGTGCAGCAGCGAGACGATCGCCGCGACCGACATCTTCCAGGTGCGGAAGTAGAGCGCCATCACGATCGCGGCGAGGATGATGAACACCACGAGCGCGCGCACGGCCGACGTCGTGATGTCGGCACCCCACGACGGGCCGATGAACGAGGCGGTCACCTGGGTGGCCGGAACGTCGAATGTCTCCGCGAGGGCGCCGGCGAGGGTGTCGGACTCTTCCTGGGTGAGCTGTTCGGTCTGAACCCGGATACCGCTGTCACCGACGGTCGTAACGCGGGGCGAAGCATCCGGGACTATGGATTCGACCGTGGCCGTCGCCGTGTCCTGGTTCGCGATGGGGTCGGTGTCGAGGTTCGCGATGTCGGAGACCTGGAACTCGGATCCGCCGCGGAACTCGATGCCGAACACGAACCCGCCACGGAGCGCGGGGCCCACGATCGACGCGAGGATCATCACGGCGGCGATGATGTACCAGAGGCGACGCTTGCCGACGAAGTTGAACGACCGCTCCCCCGTGTAGAGGTCATTGCCGAACTTGGCGAAGCCGCCCATCAGGAGTCCTTCCGATCAACGTTGCTATCGCTCGAGGCGCCGGCGAGCTCTGCGGCCTTGCGTTCGGCGATCGTCTGGCGGCGGGCAGCCTCCTTGGCGGCACCGGCCTTGGACGTGGCGGGGGTGGGGGTGCGGAACTGGGCGCGACCGCGGTAGACGGCGCCGAGGGCGTTCGGGTCGAGGCCGCTCATCGGGTGGCCCGACGAGAAGTACTTGGTGGTGGCGAGCAGCTGTAGCACCGGGTGGGTGAAGAGCACCACGATTATGACGTCGATGATCGTCGTGACACCGAGGGTCAGCGCGAATCCACGCACGTTGCCGACCGCGAGGATGAAGAGCACCACGGCAGACAGCAGGTTGACGGCCTTGGCGGCGAAGATCGTGCGGAGGGCACGCTTCCAGCCGGCCTCGACCGCGGAGACGAGCGCTCGGCCGTCGCGCAGTTCGTCACGGATTCTCTCGAAGTAGACGATGAACGAGTCGGCCGTGAAACCGATGGCCACGATCAGACCGGCGACACCGGCGAGCGACAGGCGGTAGCCCTCGCGCCAGGACATGATCACGATCACGAAGTAGGTGACTATCGCGGCCACGACGAGCGAGGCGACGGTGACCAGGCCGAGCAGCCGGTACTGGAAGAGCGAGTAGCCGAACACGAGGATGAGGCCGATGAGACCGGCGATGAGGCCGCTCTGCAACTGCGACGAACCGAGGGTCGACGAGATGACCTCGGAGCTCTGCACCTCGAAGCCGATGGGCAGCGCGCCGAACTTCAGCTGGTCGGCGAGGGTCTTGGCGGTCTCCTGGTCGAACGACCCGCTGATCTGCGGCTTGCCGTCGGTGATCGCGGCGTTCGTGGACGGTGCCGAGATGACACGGCCGTCGAGCACGATGGCGAACTGGTTGCGCACGTCCCCGACGCCGTAGCCGAAGAGGCGCGTCGTGACGTCGGCGAACTGCTCGGTGCCTTCGGCGTCGAACACGATGTTGACGCCCCACGCACCGGTGCTGACGCCCTGGCTGTTGAGCACCAGTCCGCTGGTCGCGTCGCTGATGGTCGAACCGGCGACCTCGGTCGGGCCGAGGATGTACTTGTACGTGCCAGTCGAGTCGCACGTGACGAGCGGCTGGTCGGCGGGCGCCACGTTCGCGCCCTCCGCGTCGAGGTTCGCGCAGTCGAAGTTGGTGTACTGGTCGGCGAGAGCCGGCGTGATCCAGTTGGCGTCGCTCGCGTCGGTGGGCGAGACGCTCGGCGTTGACTCGAGCGACGGGCTCGCGGCGTCAGTGGGAGTCGGCGTGGCGGTCGAGCCGTCGTCGCCGACGGCCGAGGTGGCCGCCGCTTCGGTCGACAGCACCGGGCGGAACTCGAGCTTGGCCGACGACTGGATGCGGTCGAGGGTGGCCTTGTCGGGGGTGCCGGGGATCGAGACGACGACGTTCTGGTCGCCCTGGGTGGTGATCTCGGCCTCGGAAACACCGCTGGCGTCGATGCGGTCGCGGATGATCGACACGGCCTGGTTCAACTGTTCGGGCGTGACATCCTGCCCGTCTTCCAGCTGAGGCGCGAGGATGATCTGCGTGCCGCCCTCGAGGTCGAGGGCAAGCTTCGGCGTCCACGACCAGTTGGCCCACGCGACACCGGCTCCGTTGATGCCCACTAGCAGAGCAATGATGACGGTGAGCCAGGCCAGCGAACGCCAGGCCTTCTTTACCGGGGTGGTTCTTGCCACGTACGGACTCAGCTTTCTATGGAGACGCGGAATTGCGCCTGACACTCAGATGGCGCCCTCGCGGACGCCAGCACCCAGGGGTAGTAGTTGTTACTCGTCGACCTTTTTGGTGGACGCACGACGCACGGGCTTCTTGACCGGCTCGCCATCGACGGCGGGCTCTTCGACGACGGGCTCGACGACGATGATCTCCTCGGCCGGCTTCTCTGCGGGCTCGGCGAGCTCGCCGAATTCGGGGTTCGCGGCCTTCTCGCGGGCCTCGGCCTCGCGGTTCGCGATCTCCATGGCCTCTTCGACCGAGCGCGGCTCGCCGGTGCTGACGCCGCTGACGGTGGAGTCGGCCTCGGTCACGACCTTCGCGAGGGTCTGGCGGTGCACGCGCACGATGTTGCCGGGCGATACCTCGAGCTCGGCCACGTTGCTGACCTCGTCGACGGAGACGAGCGTGCCGAACAGTCCGAAGTTCGTCATGACCTCGACGCCGGGAACGATCTGCGCCTTGAGCTCCTCCTGCTTGGCCTTGTTCTTGCGGCTGTTGCGGAACGCGTAGATGACAAAGAGCGCCAGTACTACGACGAGGGCGATGTTAAGGAAGGTGTCGTTCATGGGAAAACCTCTCGGAAAGCGTGGGGGCCGGGTCAGTCTAGGGGAGTCAAGCTGAGGGGCCACCCAAATTATAGTTCATCGCCGAACAGCGGCTGGTTGTGCGTGCCCGCTTCGTGTTTGGTCAGTCCGAAGTGCTTCCAGGCCTCCCGGGTCGCGACGCGACCGCGCGGGGTGCGAATGAGCAGGCCGATGCGAACCAGGAAGGGCTCGACGACCGCCTCGATCGTCTCGGCTTCCTCTCCGACGGATACGGCCAGCGTGTTGAGTCCCACCGGTCCCCCGTCGAAACGGTTCAGCACGATGTTCATCACGGCGCGGTCGAGCCGGTCGAGCCCGAGTTCGTCGACGTCGTACAACTCGAGCGCCGCATTCACCGCGTCGATGCCCGCGCCCTTGCCCGTGACGATGGCGTAATCGCGCACGCGGCGCAGCAGCCGGTTAGCGATGCGCGGGGTTCCGCGGCTGCGACCGGCGATCTCGGCGAGGGCGGGGCGCTCGATGTCGAGCTGCAGCATGTGCGCGGCGCGGACGAGCACCTGCTCGAGCTCGCTGGATTCGTAGAACTCGAGGTGTGCCGTGAAGCCGAACCGGTCGCGCAGCGGGTTGGGCAGCATGCCGGAACGGGTGGTCGCGCCGACGAGGGTGAAGGGCGCGAGGTCGAGCGGGATCGACGTCGCGCCGGCGCCCTTGCCCACCATGATGTCGATGCGGAAGTCTTCCATCGCCAGGTAGAGCATCTCTTCCGCGGAGCGTGCCATGCGGTGGATCTCGTCGATGAACAACACCTCGCCGGGGACGAGCGAGGACAGCACGGCGGCGAGGTCTCCGGCGTGCTGGATGGCGGGCCCGCTCGACATGCGCAGCGGGCGTCCGCTCTCGTGCGCCACGATCATCGCGAGTGTGGTCTTGCCGAGGCCGGGGGGTCCGGCGAACAGGATGTGGTCTGCCGTGCGTCCCTGCATCGAGGCGGCCTGCAGCAGGAGTTGCAGCTGGCCGCGGACCTTCTGCTGGCCGACGAACTCGGCGAGCGACTGCGGTCGCAACGCTCCCTCGAAGGCGAGTTCGGCATCCGATTCTGGTTCGACGCTGATGATGTCGTCGGCGGGAGTCACTTCGTCGCCCCCTGTGGTCCGAGCTGGGCGAGGGCGATGCGCAGCAGGCTCGGCATGGTTTCGCGTTCCAGGTCGGTGGCGGCGAGCATCGCCTCGTCGACGGCGACGACGGCGGAGCGTTCGGGCCAGCCGAGGCCCATGAGCGCGAGCAGCACGCTGTCGCGGACGGGCGCGGCGGCGGGGCGCGCGGCGGCCTGGGACTGCGGCACGACGGCGAGCTTGCCCGCGAGCGACACCACGATGAGCTTGGCGGTCTTCGGCCCGATGCCCGACACCTTGCGGAAGGCCGCGTCGTCTTCGGCGGCGATCGCACGCGCGATCTCGTTGGGGTCGAGCGCGGCGAGCACCCCCATGGCGCTGCGCGGGCCGACACCGGTGACGCTGCGGAGGAGGTCGAACACGGCGAGTTCTTCGGCGTCGGCGAAGCCGTAGAGGCTGAGGTCGTCTTCGCGCACGATGAGGGTGGTGCGAAGGGTCGCCTCGTGACCGACGCGCAGGCCGATCGCCTGTTGCGGCGTCACCTGCACGGCGAGGCCCACTCCCCCGACCTCGATGACCGCGGTGGAACCCTGGGCTGCGAGCACTGTGCCTCGCACGGAAGAAATCATGCTCCCAGCCTACGTTTGGCCGCCGACTCGGCCGCGCGCCACGCGCTCTGCGCTGGCGTGAGAGAGCCGGATGCCACGGCGCCCGTCTTCCCGGGGCCGGCGCCCGCGCGGCTGGCCGCCGTTGCGACTCCCCCGCGCCACGCGTGGCAGATGGCCAGCGCAAGCGCGTCAGCGGCGTCCGCGGGTTTCGGCACGTCGTCGAGTCCGAGGATCTTCGCGACCATCAGGCCGACCTGGGCCTTTTCCGCGGCGCCGTACCCGGTGACGGCCGCCTTCACCTCGCTGGGTGTGTGCAGGCCGACGGCGAGGCCGCGCGAGGCCGCCATGTGCATGGCGACGCCGCTGGCCTGCGCGGTTCCCATCACGGTGCGCACGTTGTGCTGGGCGAACACCCGCTCGAGCGCCACCGCGTGCGGCGCGTGCTCGTCGATCAGCTCGGCGAGTTGCGTGCCGATGATGAGCAGGCGCTGCTCGAGCGGCATCTCCGGCGGTGTGCGGATGACCCCGTAGTGCACCAGCGACGCCTTGCGCGTCGACGTGACATCCACCACACCGACGCCGCACCGGGTCAAGCCTGGGTCGATGCCCAGCACCCGGAGCGTCATCGGTGTCTAGTCTTCGTCCAGCTGGGCCTGGACCTCGGGAGTGATCTCGAAGTTGGCGAAGATGTTCTGCACGTCGTCGGAATCCTCGAGCGCGTCGATGAGTCGGAAGATCTTGCGGGCGGTCTCGGCGTCGACCTCGATGGTGAGGTTGGGCACGAACTCGAGCTCCGAGGAGTCGTAGTCGATGCCGGCGTCTTGAAGGGCCTTGCGCGAGGAGACGAGGTGCGACGGGTCGGTGATGACCTCGAAGCCGCCGCCGTGGTTCTTCACTTCTTCGGCGCCGGCGTCGAGCACGGCCTCGAGGATGTCGTCTTCGCTGACACCGTCGGTCGCGGCGATCGAGATGACGCCCTTGCGGTTGAAGTTGTAGGCGACGCTGCCCGGGTCGGCGAGGGCTGCACCGTTGCGCGTCATGATGGCGCGCACGTCGGCGGCCGCGCGGTTCTTGTTGTCGGTGAGACACTCGATGAGCATCGCGACGCCGTTGGCTCCGTAGCCTTCGTAGATGATGGTCGTGTACTCGACCGACTCGCCGCTGAGTCCGGCACCACGCTTGACGGCGCGGTCGATGTTGTCGTTGGGTACCGAGGTCTTCTTGGCCTTCTGGATGGCGTCGACCAGGGTCGGGTTACCCGAGAGGTCTGCACCGCCCATCTTGGCTGCGACTTCGATGTTCTTGATGAGTTTGGCGAACGACTTTGCACGGCGCGAATCGGTGATCGCCTTCTTGTGCTTGGTGGTTGCCCATTTGGAGTGGCCTGACATGCTGAATATTCTAGCCAACCGGCGCGGGCGGGGCCGCCATATCCTCAGGTGAGCCGAACTCCCGACGACTTGAGTTCGAGCGCCGCGAGCGACCGCATCACGGCCTCGTCGCCCCGTCGCCACGCGGCCATCGGATCGGCGTCGATGGCGCCTAGCGTCGTGAGGCGCTGCGTCGTGAGCGCCCGCAGCGCGAGCAGGTCGAGACCGGCACCGGCCGACACGAGGCGCCGTGCCGTGGCCGCCCGGCGAGCGAACCGCAGGCGCGGCACCAGCCAGAGCACGAGGATCGCGAGCACGGGGAGCACCGCGATGCCCAGACCGAGTCCCAGGGCGAGGTTCTGCACCGCCACCTGCTGGCTGGCGCCGGCCGCCTCGAGCGTCGCACCCGCGACGCTCGCGTTGTCGAACGGGCCGCGGATGCCGCCGCCGATGAGGGGCACTCCCCCGAGGTTCTCGCCCACGTCAGTCATCGTCTCGCGGAAGCCGGCACCCGCCTGCTCCATCTGCACGCCGAAATCGGTCAGCCCGATCACGAGCGAGTGCACGAACACCCCGAGCCAGATCCACGCCGCCATAAAGGCGATTGCGAGCACGTCGACGGTGATCTGGCGGGAACGCTGGGCGGCAAAGTCTGAGTAGAACTTCATACGCCCACTGTCGCACGCCGTCAGACCCGGGCGCGCACCTTCTCGACGAAGTACTCGTGGAACCGCGTCTCCCCCGTGATCTCCGGGTGGAACGAGGTGCCGAGCAGGTTGCCCTGCTCCACCGCGACGATGCGGCCGTCGTCGAGTGCCGACAACACCGTCACGCCCTCGCCGACGGTCTCGACCACCGGCGCGCGGATGAACACCGCGTGCACGGGCTCGTCGCCCAGCACCGGCACGTCGAGGTCGGTCTCGAAGGAGTCGAGCTGCGACCCGAAGGCGTTGCGCCGCACCACGACGTCGAACCCGCCGATGGTCTGCTGTCCGTCGATCGCGTCGCGCACGGTGTCGGCAAGCATGATCAGTCCCGCGCAGGTCCCGTAGACGGGCAGACCGGATGCCACGGCCGCCTTGAGCGGTCCGGCAAGACCGAACAGGCGGCTGAGCTTGTCCATCACGGTCGACTCGCCGCCCGGAATGACGAGCCCCGCCACCCGCTCCAGGTCTTCGGGGCGGCGCACGGAGACGGCCTCGACCCCGAGTTCCCCGAACATCGCCAGGTGTTCGCGGAAATCGCCCTGCAGGGCCAGAACGCCTATCGGCCGGTCAGTCGTCACGCTCAGCGTTGCCTACCAGCCGCGCTCTGCGAGGCGGTGCGGGGCCGCGAGGTCGGACACGTTGATGCCGACCATCGCCTCGCCGAGTCCGCGCGACGCGTCGGCGATCACGGCGGCGTCGTCGAAGAACGTCGTCGCGCGCACGATGGCGGCGGCACGCTTGGCCGGGTCGCCCGACTTGAAGATGCCCGAGCCGACGAACACGCCGTCGGCGCCGAGCTGCATCATCAGGGCGGCGTCGGCCGGGGTCGCGACTCCGCCGGCGGTGAACAGCACCACGGGGAGCTTTCCGGTGCGGGCGATCTCGAGCACGAGGTCGTAGGGCGCCTGCAGTTCTTTTGCCGCGACGTAGAGCTCGTCGTGCGTCTTGGCCGAGAGGGCCGCGATCTCGCCCTTGATGGTGCGGATGTGCTTGGTGGCCTCCGAGACGTCGCCGGTTCCGGCCTCGCCCTTCGAGCGGATCATGGCGGCACCCTCGGTGATGCGGCGCAGCGCTTCGCCCAGGTTGGTGGCGCCGCAGACGAACGGCACGTCGAACTTCCACTTGTCGATGTGGTTGACGTAGTCGGCGGGGCTGAGCACCTCGGACTCGTCGATGTAGTCGACCTTGAGCGCCTCGAGCACCTGGGCCTCGACGAAGTGGCCGATGCGGGCCTTGGCCATCACGGGGATGGAAACGGCGGAGATGATGCCGTCGATGAGGTCGGGGTCGCTCATGCGGGCGACGCCGCCCTGCGAACGGATGTCGGCGGGGACGCGCTCGAGGGCCATGACGGCGACGGCGCCGGCGTCTTCGGCGATCTTCGCCTGCTCGGCGTTGACGACGTCCATGATGACGCCGCCCTTCAGCATTTCGGCGAGTCCGCGCTTGACGCGGCTGGTGCCCTGCTGGTCTGTCGTTTCGCTAGTGCTCATGGTC is a window of Conyzicola nivalis DNA encoding:
- a CDS encoding peptidylprolyl isomerase; the protein is MASNKNQEREAREARERLKLYNARQGVHEHRVKRRRRDNIIAVLGALVVIALAAATQIFYFSAGPGVPEATPSASATPEATGENVGDVPAADTAEARTWTGEMTLNDIPLGISLDGALAPQAAASLIGDIRNGYLVGKTCHRLADSDSFKVLQCGSLDGTGASDASYSFGPIENAPADEVYPTGTIAMARVGEDAYSNGHQFFIVFGDTTIPSDSAGGYTVVGLVTSGLDQLQTGIVDGGIVDGAADGAPVVPTTITAATIQ
- a CDS encoding DUF349 domain-containing protein; this encodes MASNDQAPWGRVDETGTVYVREESGERAVGQYPDGSPEEALAYFERKYVELAGQVTLLEQRTKRAASAADVSKAVKALSSTIATANAVGDLASLQRRLEALSGTVSELTEKQNEESKAAVAAAVAERTAIVVEAETLAAQDPAKAQWKQVTAAIDEIFARWQKHQADGPRLPKNESNELWKRFRAARSTIDTHRKAFFSELDAVHRDARTRKQELVEKAEALVSKGVDGIPAYRGLLDEWKLAGRAGKKLDDSLWAKFKAAGDELYSAKSEVEAVDNVEFEANLALKLELLEEAEPLLTATDRVKAKETLTSVQRRWDKIGKVPRDKVKTVDDRLRKVEAAVRKLDEDHWQKSNPEKQARSEGLASQLQDAIAKLERELADAQASGDKKKIADAQEALDARKLWLGAIKN
- a CDS encoding type IV toxin-antitoxin system AbiEi family antitoxin, whose amino-acid sequence is MSRLAPVLHAGDLPLAELCAARLDGELFGADEAFLPIDVGVGPLERATAAGRFWPGRLIAERATAAWIWGAMPDPPLRHQLCASKDARARPPVPARSTVREVTIAPDEYAYVATLRVTTPLRTLVDLARFGDDYTDADRGIARALIALDDLTVAHCRQALDRRRNLPAKKLAWSRLLSVFASPS
- a CDS encoding RelA/SpoT family protein — encoded protein: MTETSNTTASLRSLIPRIFSRAQPAGAVDRLIKTVRLHHPKADIALIERAYAAAELAHRGQKRRSGEPYITHPVAVAQILADLGIGSKTVAAALLHDTVEDTDYALETLRHDFGEEIAMLVDGVTKLDKLKYGDSAQAETVRKMVVAMSKDIRVLVIKLADRLHNARTWGFVSEETATRKAKETLEIYAPLAHRLGIQTIKWELEDLSFSVLYPKLYVEIESLVRQRTPQREEFVQQVIESVNDDLKASKIKGSVAGRPKQYYSIYQKMIVRGREFDEIYDLVGIRVLVNSVRDCYAVLGSIHARWNPIPGRFKDYIATPKFNLYQSLHTTVIGPQGRPVEIQIRTQEMHQRAEFGVAAHWKYKERVNGGRGASTALQDDGDMAWLAHISDWEAETSDPDEFLDSLRFEIGAKEVYVFTPKGKVIGLPAGATPVDFAYAVHTEIGHRTMGAKVNGRLVPLESELHSGDSVEVFTSKNPDSGPSQDWLNFVKSPRARSKIRGWFTKERRDEAIEQGRDAIARAMRKQNLPLQKLMSQDSFNDVAAQMRYEDVSALYAAVGEGHVSTQSVIEKVLAAIATEVDNEDSEVTFASQRRSSKIRNADSGVLVRGAPDILVKLAKCCTPVPGDTIVGFVTRGAGVSVHRADCKNVKELMTEPERMIDVEWAPSSKSLFLVQIQVEALDRSGLLSDVTRVLSENHVNILSATVSTSNQRLAISRFVFEMGDTTHLDRVLNAVRRIDAVYDVYRVNSG
- the secF gene encoding protein translocase subunit SecF; protein product: MGGFAKFGNDLYTGERSFNFVGKRRLWYIIAAVMILASIVGPALRGGFVFGIEFRGGSEFQVSDIANLDTDPIANQDTATATVESIVPDASPRVTTVGDSGIRVQTEQLTQEESDTLAGALAETFDVPATQVTASFIGPSWGADITTSAVRALVVFIILAAIVMALYFRTWKMSVAAIVSLLHDIIITAGVYGILGFEITPSAVIGFLTILGYSLYDTVVVFDKIRENTAEDGPASSRTFGESVNLAVNQTLVRSINTGVVAALPVGAILFIGAVVLGAGTLRDIALSLFIGILIGTYSTIFIAAPLYAQLRENEPAILKQTKRLQTARAASVKTPVSTVETAS